From a single Methanobrevibacter olleyae genomic region:
- a CDS encoding YhgE/Pip domain-containing protein: MRELNLRRGVRNVVQLLKKDFKDVFTKNPIVVITLLAIIILPSLYALINIQACWDPYENTGNLEFAVANLDNGSSFDGEKINVGNQLEDELKRNDDFYWTFVSEDELREGVKNGTYYAGIIIPKNFSSSISSITTDNPHSAELEYIVNRKSNPMASKLSDSAARAIYNKINAKIVQFINLAAYAKLGELKSALSSGAGQMASGAGQLSAGAYKVQSGASKVKSSASDLEDGSNKVSSGASELKSGANKVSSGASKVKSGSSEISSSADKISAGSTQVKESAKQLDSSVDVSTLPNEELKQVVNGSKSLANSSSNLAESSSNLAQGSSKLANSSVKLADGASGLSDGASGVADGASKLANGSTQLAEGSVSLAAGSALLADGASSALLSASSSLSAASSSLSGITGVNEEDVGDYIYSPVTLKENELYPVSDYGSEVAPFYIALSMWVGAIITCVMLRTGQSTGTKYAPSEMYFGKLLIFLVMAFLETTVTLIGAFILGIQISNPLMFIFSAYFIALIFMLICYSLVSSLGHLGKGIAVIWLVFQISGTGGIYPIQLMGSLLQTVSPFMPMTHGIDLLRETALGLVWSNYIYSFSILIAMAVITLVLALIVKMFADKRAHWFEEKLNETDLF, encoded by the coding sequence ATGAGAGAATTAAATTTAAGAAGAGGAGTAAGAAATGTAGTTCAACTTCTTAAAAAAGATTTTAAAGATGTATTTACTAAAAATCCTATAGTAGTAATTACTTTACTTGCTATTATAATATTGCCTTCTTTATATGCTCTTATAAATATTCAAGCTTGCTGGGATCCTTATGAGAATACTGGAAATCTTGAATTTGCAGTTGCTAATTTAGATAATGGTTCCTCCTTTGATGGTGAAAAGATAAATGTTGGAAATCAATTAGAAGATGAATTAAAGAGAAATGATGACTTCTATTGGACATTTGTAAGTGAAGATGAACTGAGGGAGGGGGTTAAAAATGGAACATATTATGCAGGAATAATTATTCCTAAAAACTTTAGTAGTTCTATTAGTTCTATTACAACTGACAATCCACATTCTGCTGAATTGGAATATATTGTAAATAGAAAATCTAACCCAATGGCCTCAAAACTTAGTGATTCAGCAGCTAGGGCAATTTATAATAAAATTAATGCAAAAATTGTTCAATTTATTAATCTTGCGGCGTATGCAAAATTAGGAGAGTTAAAATCTGCACTTTCATCTGGCGCTGGACAAATGGCTTCTGGTGCTGGACAATTAAGTGCTGGTGCTTATAAGGTTCAATCAGGTGCTTCTAAGGTGAAATCTAGTGCTTCTGATTTGGAAGATGGTTCTAATAAGGTTTCTTCAGGAGCTTCAGAACTAAAATCAGGAGCTAATAAGGTTTCTTCTGGTGCTTCTAAGGTGAAATCTGGTTCTTCTGAAATCTCTTCATCTGCAGATAAAATTTCAGCAGGTTCTACTCAAGTAAAGGAATCTGCTAAACAATTAGATTCTTCTGTTGATGTAAGTACATTACCTAATGAAGAATTAAAACAAGTTGTAAATGGTTCTAAAAGTTTAGCTAATTCAAGTTCTAATTTAGCTGAATCTTCAAGTAATCTTGCACAAGGATCTTCTAAATTAGCTAATAGTTCTGTAAAATTAGCTGATGGTGCTTCTGGTCTTTCTGATGGTGCTTCTGGTGTTGCTGATGGTGCTTCTAAATTAGCTAATGGTAGCACTCAATTAGCTGAAGGTTCAGTAAGCTTAGCTGCAGGCTCTGCATTACTTGCTGATGGTGCTTCTTCTGCATTACTTTCAGCTTCTAGTTCACTTTCTGCTGCTTCTAGTTCACTTTCTGGTATAACTGGTGTGAATGAAGAAGATGTTGGGGATTATATTTATTCTCCTGTAACTTTAAAGGAAAATGAATTATACCCTGTTTCAGATTATGGTTCAGAAGTTGCTCCATTTTATATAGCTTTATCTATGTGGGTAGGAGCAATAATTACATGTGTTATGCTTAGAACTGGTCAATCTACTGGAACTAAATATGCTCCTTCTGAGATGTACTTTGGTAAGTTATTAATCTTCTTGGTAATGGCATTTTTAGAAACTACTGTTACTCTTATTGGTGCATTTATATTAGGAATTCAAATATCTAACCCATTGATGTTTATATTTTCGGCTTATTTCATAGCCTTAATATTTATGTTGATTTGTTATTCATTAGTATCATCTTTAGGTCATCTTGGAAAAGGAATAGCTGTAATTTGGTTAGTATTCCAAATTTCAGGTACTGGAGGTATTTATCCTATTCAATTAATGGGATCATTATTACAAACAGTTAGTCCATTTATGCCAATGACTCATGGAATTGATTTACTGAGAGAAACTGCATTAGGATTAGTATGGTCTAATTATATTTATTCATTTTCAATTTTAATTGCTATGGCTGTAATTACATTAGTTTTAGCATTAATTGTAAAAATGTTTGCAGATAAAAGAGCACACTGGTTTGAAGAAAAATTAAATGAAACTGATTTATTCTAG
- a CDS encoding nascent polypeptide-associated complex protein → MIPGMNPKQLKNMQRQMKKMGMEMKDLEGVKEVIIRFEDKEIIISPAEVNMMNVMGQETYQVSGNAVEVEIESEIIIPDEDIEMVANTAGVSAADAEEALRETGGDLAEAILKLNG, encoded by the coding sequence ATGATACCTGGTATGAACCCAAAACAACTAAAAAATATGCAAAGACAAATGAAAAAAATGGGTATGGAAATGAAAGACTTAGAAGGAGTAAAAGAAGTTATTATCCGTTTTGAAGATAAGGAAATTATCATTTCTCCTGCTGAAGTAAATATGATGAATGTAATGGGTCAGGAAACTTATCAAGTTAGTGGTAATGCTGTTGAAGTAGAAATTGAAAGTGAAATTATTATCCCTGATGAAGATATTGAAATGGTTGCTAATACTGCTGGTGTAAGTGCTGCTGATGCTGAAGAAGCATTAAGAGAAACTGGTGGAGACTTAGCAGAAGCTATTTTAAAATTAAATGGATAG
- the tgtA gene encoding tRNA guanosine(15) transglycosylase TgtA: MFEIKAKDMRGRVGLLKTKHGDIKTPNLMPVIHPRKQTINVKDYGADIVITNAYLIYKDEDLSKKALDIGLHELINFDGPIMTDSGSFQLSVYGDVDITNKEVIEFQEAIGTDIGTSLDIPTAPYVDYEKAEEDLKITLERAKEAIGFVRDNNYEMKLNSVVQGSTFPDLREYCATELTKLDADLYPIGAVVPLMEMYHYRDLVDAVMHSVKCLPDSKARHLMGAGHPMIFALCVAMGCDLFDSAAYILYAEGDRFLTTRGTIKLENLTEMPCSCEVCCKYTPDDLRAMEKEKRVKLIAEHNLHVSFAELRLIRQAISEGSLMELVEERCRAHPMLLDALRHLGEYSDDLEKFDPRSKKSAFFYTGPESLRRAEVTRHLNKLNEMDKKKNLIVLPAYRKPYSKYLSNSFKEFFVYAKDESKGEDEPCIIENHETDFMVLDIPFCLIPLELDELYPLSQSDAPKIHDKIAVDFTRDFLVDFAENYGNVLIDPKVLDELELDYIEPYSNSEDIKFEKDDIKKLKAIADYQFGEGAGEALFTGEIKIEKSKKTGKIRHIYDKNQNIVNMRASDSFLILSKLGAKRLASLDGMRNKVMIDNSVESFARDGKSVFAKFIKDCDENIRSNDEVLIVNEECELLAFGKALLNHKEMLDFKTGQAIKTRKGFKKK, translated from the coding sequence ATGTTTGAGATTAAAGCAAAAGATATGAGGGGAAGAGTAGGTCTTTTAAAAACAAAACATGGAGATATTAAAACTCCAAATTTAATGCCTGTAATTCATCCTAGAAAACAAACAATTAATGTTAAAGATTATGGAGCAGATATTGTAATAACCAATGCTTATTTAATTTATAAAGATGAAGACTTAAGTAAAAAGGCATTGGATATTGGTTTACATGAACTTATAAACTTTGATGGGCCTATTATGACTGATTCTGGATCATTCCAATTATCTGTTTATGGTGATGTAGATATAACAAATAAGGAAGTTATTGAATTTCAAGAAGCTATTGGAACAGATATAGGAACTTCTCTCGATATTCCAACTGCACCTTATGTTGATTATGAAAAAGCTGAAGAAGATTTAAAAATCACTTTAGAACGTGCAAAGGAAGCTATTGGTTTTGTAAGAGATAATAATTATGAAATGAAATTAAATTCTGTAGTTCAAGGCTCTACTTTTCCTGATTTAAGAGAATACTGTGCAACTGAATTAACAAAGCTTGATGCAGACTTATATCCGATCGGTGCTGTTGTGCCACTTATGGAAATGTATCATTACAGAGATTTGGTGGATGCTGTAATGCATTCTGTTAAATGTTTACCCGATTCTAAAGCACGTCATTTAATGGGTGCAGGACATCCTATGATTTTTGCACTTTGTGTAGCTATGGGTTGTGATTTATTTGATTCTGCAGCTTATATTTTATATGCAGAAGGAGACAGATTCCTCACTACAAGAGGTACAATAAAACTTGAAAATTTAACTGAGATGCCTTGTTCCTGTGAAGTTTGTTGTAAATACACTCCAGATGATTTAAGAGCAATGGAAAAAGAGAAAAGAGTAAAACTTATTGCAGAGCATAATCTTCATGTAAGCTTTGCAGAACTTAGACTTATTCGCCAAGCTATTTCTGAAGGTAGCTTGATGGAGCTTGTAGAAGAAAGATGCAGAGCTCATCCTATGCTTCTTGATGCTTTAAGGCATTTGGGTGAATATAGTGATGATTTAGAGAAATTTGATCCTCGCAGTAAAAAATCAGCATTTTTCTACACCGGTCCAGAATCATTAAGAAGGGCAGAAGTTACAAGGCATTTAAATAAACTTAATGAAATGGATAAAAAGAAAAATCTTATTGTACTTCCAGCTTACAGGAAACCTTATAGTAAATATTTATCAAATAGTTTTAAAGAATTCTTTGTTTATGCAAAAGATGAATCTAAAGGTGAAGATGAACCATGTATTATAGAGAATCATGAAACTGATTTTATGGTTTTAGATATTCCATTTTGTTTAATTCCACTTGAATTAGATGAGCTTTATCCACTGAGTCAAAGTGATGCACCTAAGATTCATGATAAAATAGCAGTTGATTTTACAAGGGACTTTTTAGTGGACTTTGCAGAAAATTATGGCAATGTTTTAATAGATCCTAAAGTTTTAGATGAGCTTGAGCTTGATTATATAGAGCCTTATTCAAATTCTGAAGATATCAAATTTGAAAAAGACGATATTAAAAAGTTAAAAGCTATTGCAGATTATCAATTTGGCGAAGGTGCTGGAGAAGCTTTATTTACTGGAGAAATTAAAATAGAAAAAAGTAAAAAAACTGGTAAGATAAGACATATTTACGATAAAAATCAAAATATTGTTAATATGAGAGCTTCTGATAGCTTTTTAATTTTATCTAAATTAGGTGCTAAAAGATTAGCTAGCTTAGATGGAATGAGAAATAAAGTTATGATTGATAACAGTGTAGAATCATTTGCTCGTGATGGAAAAAGTGTTTTTGCTAAGTTTATAAAAGATTGTGATGAAAATATCCGTTCTAATGATGAAGTTTTAATTGTTAATGAGGAATGTGAACTTTTAGCATTTGGTAAGGCACTTTTAAATCATAAAGAAATGCTAGACTTTAAAACAGGTCAAGCTATTAAAACAAGAAAAGGATTTAAGAAAAAATAA
- a CDS encoding MnmC family methyltransferase, whose amino-acid sequence MSYVKESTVIDETIYDLIKEAFDNERKYKDAKYRNSIFAEHKEYFVKTDDGSYSIKSKEINHKVETLHTSTGAISESFEKFIKPLKLNYDEDITILDICAGLGYNSSAAIDDFIKNSDGNANLHIDMLEISKPTLAAGLMVPSPIKAHDITKKAIEQALIDSNYASLELEETIIPNNIDLEIHIDDARQVIQKLEDKKYDAIFLDPFSQNMSPELLSVDFFKEFRRVIKDNGIVATYTSSAPVRMGFIEADFYVSLGPIFGRFQGGTLASPNPKNLRKSLARNDEIKMALSDVGIPFRDPNLNLSSAEILDNRREERHLARHNTKISSAVKTPIFLAQDMDDKPLKRRVERNLSKMNIPGVLSKEAFYIVEPENDYMEEYLEDNNSRTRILKMMKRLDDVKNKNLN is encoded by the coding sequence ATGAGCTATGTAAAAGAGTCTACTGTAATTGATGAGACTATTTATGATTTAATAAAAGAAGCATTTGATAATGAAAGAAAATACAAAGATGCTAAATATAGAAATTCTATTTTTGCAGAACATAAAGAATACTTTGTAAAAACAGATGATGGATCATACAGTATTAAATCAAAGGAAATAAATCATAAGGTAGAAACATTACATACTTCAACTGGAGCAATAAGTGAATCATTTGAAAAGTTTATAAAACCTCTAAAACTTAATTATGATGAGGATATAACTATTTTAGATATCTGTGCAGGTTTAGGTTATAATTCATCTGCAGCTATTGATGATTTTATAAAAAATAGTGATGGAAATGCAAATTTACATATTGATATGTTGGAAATATCTAAACCAACTCTTGCTGCTGGTTTAATGGTTCCATCTCCAATAAAAGCTCATGATATTACTAAAAAAGCAATAGAGCAAGCTTTAATAGACTCTAATTATGCATCATTAGAACTCGAAGAAACTATTATTCCAAATAATATTGATTTAGAAATCCATATTGATGATGCAAGGCAGGTTATACAAAAACTAGAAGATAAAAAGTATGATGCTATATTTTTAGATCCTTTTAGCCAAAATATGTCTCCTGAACTGCTTAGTGTGGACTTTTTTAAAGAGTTTAGAAGAGTGATTAAAGATAATGGAATAGTTGCTACATATACTTCATCAGCTCCTGTAAGAATGGGGTTTATTGAAGCGGATTTTTATGTATCTTTAGGTCCAATCTTCGGACGTTTTCAAGGTGGAACTTTAGCATCACCAAATCCTAAAAACCTTAGAAAGTCATTAGCTCGAAATGATGAGATTAAAATGGCTTTATCTGATGTAGGTATTCCATTTAGAGATCCTAATTTAAACCTTTCTTCAGCTGAAATACTTGATAATAGAAGAGAAGAACGTCATTTAGCTCGTCATAATACTAAAATATCATCAGCTGTAAAAACTCCTATATTTTTAGCTCAAGATATGGATGATAAACCATTAAAAAGAAGAGTAGAAAGAAACCTTTCAAAAATGAATATTCCTGGTGTTTTATCAAAAGAAGCTTTCTATATTGTAGAACCTGAAAATGATTACATGGAAGAATATTTAGAGGATAATAATTCAAGAACTCGTATTTTAAAAATGATGAAACGTTTAGATGATGTAAAAAATAAGAATTTAAATTAG
- a CDS encoding 4Fe-4S cluster-binding domain-containing protein, which produces MTVRITNIQRFSLQDGSGIRTTVFLKGCDLTCPWCCNPENLNFEIEDYNHNNKNESFGYDISLEELEKEILKDEIYYGDAKGGVTFSGGEPLLQIESLKPLLKNLKDKNINICFETSLSVSNNLLKIAIPFIDELFIDIKLLDKKEAKEVLNLDMDAYYKNLELINNSKIKNENITFRIPLNKEYTLKEENIKLILKLIEKYPNFKVEIFKTHNLAKSKYESLNKEFNSFSEINDDFVNEIYKKIKKINSNVRVISL; this is translated from the coding sequence ATGACAGTTAGAATTACGAATATACAGCGTTTTTCTCTACAAGATGGTTCTGGAATTAGAACTACTGTATTTTTAAAAGGGTGTGATTTAACTTGTCCTTGGTGCTGTAATCCAGAAAACCTTAATTTTGAAATAGAAGATTATAATCACAATAATAAAAATGAATCATTTGGTTATGATATTTCATTAGAAGAGCTTGAAAAAGAGATTTTAAAAGATGAAATATATTATGGTGATGCTAAAGGGGGAGTTACATTCTCAGGAGGGGAACCACTCCTTCAAATCGAATCGTTAAAACCACTTTTAAAGAATTTAAAGGATAAAAATATTAATATTTGTTTTGAAACTTCTTTATCTGTTTCAAACAATCTTTTAAAAATAGCTATTCCTTTTATTGATGAATTATTCATTGACATAAAACTTTTAGATAAAAAAGAAGCAAAAGAAGTTTTAAACTTGGATATGGATGCATATTATAAAAATTTAGAATTAATCAATAATTCTAAAATAAAAAATGAAAATATTACTTTTAGAATTCCTTTAAATAAAGAATATACTTTAAAGGAAGAAAATATTAAGCTTATTTTAAAACTAATTGAAAAATATCCTAATTTTAAAGTAGAGATTTTTAAAACTCATAATTTAGCTAAATCTAAATATGAATCTTTAAATAAAGAATTTAATTCATTTTCAGAAATTAATGATGATTTCGTTAATGAAATTTATAAAAAAATTAAAAAGATTAATTCTAATGTTAGAGTTATTAGTTTGTAG
- a CDS encoding pyruvate formate lyase family protein: protein MNTFFKKFAKKTYHKAQGNSLGKRSITLAFLFRKLTRRFGSREKASSYLAKNMYKLYITTNKFNKGTQIKNLFRKLEITVPKDGFIFFLDEFKNLSEEGHIIDNISIDYSRVLNNSIYDYNEMYFNPKEGYRMKLYSDSDFIRNQQDTVDAIELLIYRIIKKLKKSNHQEKTKFVHYFENMIDREAEHFEEALQRILFYNQLLWQTGHGLNGLGRLDKILEDLYLDDLNSGFITQEEAYELIKSFLKTLHSYYWFKSAALMGDTGQVIILGGKYSDEYGEYYFYNDLTYMFINAIKELQLPDPKVLLRISNQTPRDLIELSLKTINTGIGSPLFSNDEIVIDKMIEFGYDKEDATNYVVSACWEPSALGKGLEQNNINFISFLKPLNEFFDSENKEVLGMLENFDELFNSYKYYLKKEAESLIQTLDDIGWNEDPILSLFIDDCNDKQIDISKGGAKYNHYGITTVSLANTVNSLYNIKKLVFEEKKYTLNELNKMRKNNFKKAKYHNVFNELKSIKPCFAMDDEEILSISNEIIFFLEDCFKGYTNKFGGKIKFGLSAPSYISAGSEISASFDGRKEGEPFSTHISLDTNKDFTEILHFASKLDYGGAKFNGNVVDLMLSPDLIENHLDKFTDFIISSIKLGFFQMQMNVVSSKTLIEAKENPDMHPNLIVRVWGFSAYFNDLPEDYKDLLIKRALKNEGKS, encoded by the coding sequence ATGAATACATTCTTTAAAAAATTCGCAAAGAAGACTTACCATAAAGCACAAGGCAATTCTTTAGGTAAAAGATCCATAACTTTAGCTTTTTTATTCCGTAAATTAACTAGAAGATTTGGCAGTAGGGAGAAAGCTAGTAGTTATTTAGCTAAAAATATGTATAAATTGTATATAACCACTAATAAATTTAATAAAGGAACTCAAATTAAGAATCTATTTAGAAAACTAGAGATAACAGTTCCTAAAGACGGTTTCATATTCTTTTTAGATGAATTTAAAAACTTATCTGAAGAGGGCCATATAATTGATAATATTTCAATTGATTACTCTAGAGTATTAAATAATTCTATTTATGACTATAATGAAATGTATTTTAATCCTAAAGAAGGATATAGGATGAAATTATATTCTGATTCTGATTTTATTAGAAATCAACAAGATACAGTTGATGCTATTGAATTATTAATTTATAGAATCATTAAGAAATTAAAAAAGTCTAATCACCAGGAAAAAACTAAATTTGTTCACTATTTTGAAAATATGATAGATAGGGAGGCAGAACACTTTGAAGAAGCTTTACAAAGAATATTGTTCTATAATCAACTTTTATGGCAAACTGGGCATGGTTTAAATGGTTTAGGTCGATTAGATAAAATACTTGAAGATTTATACCTTGATGATTTGAATAGTGGATTTATCACACAAGAAGAAGCATATGAATTAATAAAATCATTTTTAAAAACTTTACATTCCTATTATTGGTTTAAAAGTGCTGCTCTTATGGGGGATACTGGTCAAGTAATTATTCTTGGCGGCAAATACAGCGATGAATATGGAGAATATTATTTCTATAATGATTTGACTTATATGTTTATTAATGCAATAAAAGAGCTTCAATTGCCAGATCCTAAAGTTTTACTTAGAATAAGCAATCAAACTCCTCGTGATTTAATTGAATTGTCTTTAAAAACTATTAATACAGGAATTGGTAGTCCATTATTTTCTAATGATGAAATTGTCATTGATAAGATGATCGAATTTGGATATGATAAAGAAGATGCTACAAATTATGTAGTTTCTGCTTGTTGGGAACCTTCAGCACTTGGTAAAGGTTTAGAACAAAACAATATTAATTTCATATCTTTTTTAAAACCTTTAAATGAGTTTTTTGACAGTGAAAATAAAGAAGTATTAGGTATGCTAGAAAATTTTGATGAATTGTTTAATTCCTATAAATACTATCTTAAAAAAGAAGCAGAATCATTAATTCAAACTCTAGATGATATAGGATGGAATGAAGATCCAATCCTTTCTTTATTTATAGATGATTGTAATGATAAACAAATTGATATTTCTAAAGGTGGAGCTAAATATAATCATTATGGAATTACTACTGTTTCACTTGCAAATACTGTAAATAGTTTATATAATATTAAAAAACTTGTTTTTGAAGAGAAGAAATATACTTTAAATGAATTAAATAAAATGAGGAAGAATAACTTTAAAAAAGCTAAGTATCATAATGTATTTAATGAATTGAAAAGTATAAAACCTTGTTTTGCTATGGATGATGAAGAAATATTATCTATTTCTAATGAGATTATTTTCTTTTTAGAAGATTGTTTTAAAGGGTATACTAATAAGTTTGGAGGCAAAATTAAATTTGGTTTAAGTGCTCCTTCTTATATTAGTGCAGGTAGTGAAATATCAGCTTCATTTGATGGTAGAAAAGAAGGAGAGCCTTTTTCAACCCATATATCCTTAGATACTAATAAAGATTTTACTGAAATATTACATTTTGCATCAAAATTAGACTATGGTGGAGCTAAATTCAATGGTAATGTGGTAGATTTAATGCTTTCACCAGATTTAATTGAAAATCATTTGGATAAATTTACAGACTTCATTATTTCAAGCATTAAATTAGGATTTTTCCAAATGCAAATGAATGTTGTAAGTAGTAAAACTTTAATTGAAGCAAAAGAAAATCCTGATATGCATCCTAATTTAATTGTAAGAGTTTGGGGTTTTAGTGCATACTTCAATGATTTACCTGAAGATTATAAAGATTTATTAATTAAAAGGGCTTTAAAAAATGAAGGAAAAAGTTAA